From the Bacteriovorax sp. Seq25_V genome, one window contains:
- a CDS encoding cysteine desulfurase family protein yields the protein MFYFDHAASTPINAEAYEILCKSLQEDFANPASKHKLGVDLSKKINGAREEILATLKLRDSNLIFTSSATESNNQVIKNFSKRGKVIFYETDHPSVTNSVEESAIGLKLSDDIIEQLDESVSLVVLTLVNPQSGLIVDIETIAKKVKAFNSNIAVLIDAAQAIGKIPFDFSKDPKLYDYITIAGHKLGGPRGIACLVYKKEDKKLKPLLFGGGHEEGLRSSTPSTALILSLARAVTLAIRDIEDNYARITLLAKKLEEGLEVVHPNISLPFKEVVTSPYIISVLFKGIPSDVLLRHLEMKKVYVSSTTACSSKIKGFNPMLAALGIEEKYHKNILRVSLGHSTTEQDVDGFLSAFNQVINEIKFLIKK from the coding sequence ATGTTCTATTTTGATCATGCAGCTTCAACGCCTATTAATGCTGAAGCTTATGAAATTCTTTGCAAGAGTCTCCAAGAAGACTTTGCCAATCCTGCATCTAAGCACAAGCTTGGAGTGGACCTTAGTAAGAAAATAAATGGGGCACGAGAAGAGATTCTTGCAACGTTAAAACTTAGAGATTCAAATTTAATTTTTACATCATCTGCAACGGAATCAAATAATCAAGTTATAAAAAATTTTTCAAAGCGTGGAAAAGTTATCTTCTATGAAACTGATCACCCGAGCGTTACTAATAGCGTGGAAGAAAGTGCTATTGGCCTTAAACTAAGTGATGACATAATTGAGCAACTTGATGAGAGCGTGAGCTTAGTTGTTTTGACTCTTGTTAATCCACAATCAGGTTTAATTGTAGATATTGAAACTATTGCAAAAAAAGTGAAGGCGTTTAATTCAAATATAGCTGTTCTTATTGATGCTGCTCAAGCAATAGGTAAAATTCCTTTTGATTTTTCTAAAGATCCAAAGCTTTATGATTATATTACAATTGCTGGTCATAAACTAGGTGGACCTCGTGGTATTGCTTGTCTTGTTTACAAGAAAGAAGACAAGAAACTTAAACCTCTTCTATTTGGAGGAGGCCACGAAGAAGGGCTTCGTTCGTCAACTCCGAGTACTGCTCTAATTTTGTCACTTGCTCGTGCGGTAACACTTGCGATTAGAGATATTGAAGATAATTATGCTCGAATAACATTACTCGCAAAGAAGCTTGAAGAAGGTCTCGAAGTCGTTCATCCAAATATTAGCCTACCGTTTAAAGAAGTTGTGACATCACCTTATATAATCTCTGTATTATTTAAAGGAATACCAAGTGATGTTCTTTTAAGACATTTAGAAATGAAGAAGGTGTACGTATCAAGCACGACGGCATGCTCTTCAAAAATTAAAGGATTTAATCCAATGCTTGCGGCTCTTGGAATCGAAGAAAAATATCATAAGAATATTCTTCGTGTCTCACTTGGGCATTCAACAACCGAGCAAGACGTTGATGGGTTTTTAAGTGCTTTTAATCAAGTTATAAATGAAATTAAATTTTTAATTAAAAAATAG
- the thiI gene encoding tRNA uracil 4-sulfurtransferase ThiI → MFTTIIINVDELWLKGKNRKSYSDALRKHVRDILSSYLDTKWTIRNDQQRFVCDCEAGFNDDVIKRLCDIPGLHSVLKVRKCEKDLNKAVDLVIADLKLRTDISTFKVQSKRVDKSFPTQSRELNLHFGGAILKNTHLKVDVHNPDITVEVKILNEHIYLSWEKHYGIGGLPVNTSGHVVTLISGGFDSPVASYLMSRRGCKQTFAFFYAYPYVGEEVKDKIVKMCQILSKFQNGAKLYVIPFGNVQNFISNECYEEYRTLFFRKYMMDVASKLADKIKAEAILMGDSLAQVSSQTLHNMAALDKSCDKLVLRPLLGNNKLDIIALSKKIGTHDTSIIPHDDACSLFAPKHPITKPKMEYFNKFINKFPCTELIDECIENAEVFSFNNRLMIKDSNFTKN, encoded by the coding sequence ATGTTTACTACAATTATTATCAACGTTGATGAACTCTGGCTTAAAGGTAAAAATAGAAAATCATATTCAGATGCTTTAAGAAAGCACGTTAGAGATATCTTATCTTCATATCTTGATACGAAGTGGACAATTCGAAATGATCAACAACGTTTTGTGTGTGATTGTGAAGCAGGATTTAATGATGATGTCATTAAAAGGCTTTGTGATATTCCTGGTCTACATTCTGTTTTAAAAGTGCGTAAATGTGAAAAGGATCTTAATAAGGCCGTAGATCTTGTTATTGCTGATCTTAAACTCAGAACTGATATTAGTACATTTAAGGTACAAAGTAAGAGAGTTGATAAGTCGTTTCCAACTCAAAGTCGTGAATTAAATCTTCATTTTGGTGGAGCAATTCTTAAGAATACACATTTAAAAGTAGATGTTCATAATCCAGACATTACAGTTGAGGTAAAAATTCTAAATGAGCATATCTATTTGTCGTGGGAAAAACATTATGGGATTGGTGGCCTTCCTGTAAATACAAGTGGACATGTTGTTACTCTAATATCAGGAGGCTTCGATTCTCCGGTTGCAAGTTACTTGATGTCACGTAGAGGTTGTAAGCAGACTTTTGCATTCTTCTATGCATATCCATATGTAGGTGAGGAAGTAAAAGATAAGATTGTTAAAATGTGCCAAATCCTTTCTAAATTCCAAAATGGAGCAAAACTCTATGTTATACCTTTTGGAAATGTTCAGAATTTCATTTCGAATGAATGTTATGAAGAATATAGAACTCTATTTTTTAGAAAATATATGATGGATGTCGCATCTAAACTTGCTGATAAGATTAAGGCCGAAGCAATATTAATGGGGGACTCTCTAGCTCAAGTATCAAGTCAGACTCTTCATAACATGGCAGCTCTTGATAAAAGTTGTGACAAGTTAGTACTAAGACCACTTCTTGGTAATAATAAATTAGATATTATTGCTCTTTCTAAAAAGATTGGAACTCACGATACCTCTATTATTCCTCATGATGATGCTTGTTCACTCTTTGCTCCGAAGCATCCGATCACTAAGCCAAAAATGGAGTATTTTAATAAGTTTATCAATAAATTTCCATGTACTGAATTAATTGATGAGTGTATTGAAAATGCCGAAGTCTTTTCGTTTAATAATAGGCTCATGATAAAAGATAGTAATTTTACGAAAAATTAA
- a CDS encoding carboxy terminal-processing peptidase has product MSKHFATLICILAISFSTVTSAQQSNGLFTVNRDQVLGKLLKKYLEELHYRKVKINDDLSQKAFDQYIEKLDYSKQFLLKSDVAELAKYKLKMDDQMLDGVYPIIEKSHDIMMERIKKAEALRVKFFKSHFTFDANESIEIDPKKRDFPKNEKEFEDYWRKSFKQSVLSRYTSILEDQEDLKNPKKKEDKKEKKQKKDKDAGKILTEKEMVTKAHEAISKKYQRYFERELQEERDDFMDKFYNSITEIFDPHTNYFAPKKKEDFDIDMSGSLEGIGAVLTEDEGYIKVNQIVPGGAAWRQKELEVDDLILAVSEGDSEDVVDLVGMRVDDAVRYIRGKKDTIVKLQVKKADGSRKTIPIKRDVVVIGASFTKGSVLELAGLNMKIGYIHVPKFYREFGGEVNCTADVKNELVRLKKQNVDGVILDLRNNGGGALRDAQEMSGLFIQKGPIVQIIDGEGKGEILTDHDASVEYNGPLIVMINRFSASASEIVAAAMQDYGRAVIVGGAQSHGKGTVQQVISLDNGFMSSMVSEKLGALKLTVQKFYRINGDSTQYKGVTPDIIIPDQFSYIENREKDLKYSLPWDRVEARKYTKWNGPKHNLDNLKKKSSERVKKNARLQKINENVAYLKKRKDDTKVTLNLNQWLKEEKENKKMVEKLKLDEENKGLTVTHFEESLKAHETVRAGEEKQWQEDFKQRKEDWVETLRKDAGLEEAMYILADLIEQTSKKMVYTSGK; this is encoded by the coding sequence ATGAGCAAACATTTCGCAACGCTAATTTGCATTCTTGCAATATCTTTCTCTACCGTGACAAGTGCACAACAATCAAATGGACTTTTCACAGTAAATAGGGATCAGGTTCTAGGTAAATTACTAAAAAAATATCTTGAAGAACTACATTATAGAAAAGTTAAAATCAACGACGACCTTTCACAAAAGGCGTTTGATCAATATATTGAGAAATTAGATTATTCAAAACAATTTCTACTTAAAAGTGATGTCGCGGAGCTTGCGAAGTATAAATTAAAAATGGATGATCAGATGCTAGATGGTGTTTATCCAATCATTGAGAAATCTCATGACATCATGATGGAGAGAATTAAGAAAGCAGAAGCTCTACGCGTAAAGTTTTTTAAATCACATTTTACTTTCGATGCAAATGAGAGCATTGAAATTGATCCAAAGAAGAGAGACTTTCCAAAAAACGAAAAAGAATTTGAAGATTACTGGAGAAAGAGTTTTAAGCAATCAGTACTATCTCGTTATACTTCAATTTTAGAAGATCAAGAAGACTTAAAAAATCCAAAAAAGAAAGAAGACAAGAAAGAGAAAAAGCAGAAGAAAGATAAGGATGCAGGAAAAATCTTAACAGAAAAAGAAATGGTTACAAAAGCACATGAAGCTATTTCTAAGAAGTACCAACGTTATTTTGAAAGAGAACTTCAAGAAGAGCGTGATGATTTCATGGATAAGTTCTATAACTCAATTACAGAAATCTTTGATCCTCATACAAATTATTTTGCACCAAAAAAGAAAGAAGACTTTGATATTGATATGTCAGGTAGCTTAGAAGGGATCGGTGCTGTTCTAACTGAAGATGAAGGGTATATCAAAGTAAATCAAATTGTTCCAGGTGGAGCAGCTTGGAGACAAAAAGAACTTGAGGTTGATGATTTAATTTTAGCTGTATCAGAAGGTGATAGTGAAGATGTTGTTGATCTTGTGGGAATGAGAGTAGACGATGCTGTTCGATATATTAGAGGTAAGAAAGACACTATCGTTAAGTTACAAGTAAAAAAGGCAGATGGTTCGCGAAAGACAATTCCAATTAAAAGGGATGTTGTTGTAATTGGGGCTTCATTTACTAAGGGGTCAGTACTCGAATTGGCTGGGCTTAACATGAAAATCGGCTATATTCATGTTCCAAAATTCTACAGAGAGTTTGGTGGTGAAGTGAATTGTACGGCTGATGTTAAAAACGAACTTGTTAGACTAAAGAAGCAAAATGTTGATGGTGTAATTCTTGACCTTAGAAATAATGGTGGAGGGGCACTTAGAGATGCCCAAGAGATGTCAGGTCTCTTTATCCAGAAAGGACCAATTGTTCAAATTATTGATGGTGAGGGAAAAGGTGAAATCCTAACGGATCATGATGCAAGTGTAGAATACAACGGACCACTTATTGTCATGATTAATAGATTCTCTGCTTCTGCTTCTGAAATTGTTGCAGCCGCGATGCAAGATTATGGACGTGCAGTAATAGTTGGTGGTGCTCAGTCACACGGAAAGGGAACTGTTCAACAGGTCATCTCTCTTGATAATGGATTTATGTCGAGCATGGTTTCTGAAAAGCTTGGAGCGCTAAAGCTTACTGTGCAAAAGTTTTATCGTATCAACGGGGACTCTACACAGTACAAAGGTGTAACTCCAGATATTATTATTCCTGATCAATTTAGCTATATTGAAAATAGAGAGAAGGATCTTAAATATTCACTTCCGTGGGATAGAGTAGAGGCGAGAAAGTATACAAAGTGGAATGGGCCTAAACATAATTTGGATAATCTGAAGAAGAAAAGTTCTGAACGTGTAAAGAAAAATGCTCGTCTTCAAAAGATTAATGAAAATGTAGCCTACCTAAAAAAGAGAAAAGATGATACAAAAGTTACGCTAAATCTTAATCAGTGGCTAAAAGAAGAAAAAGAAAATAAAAAGATGGTTGAAAAACTCAAGCTCGATGAAGAGAATAAGGGATTAACTGTTACACATTTTGAAGAATCTCTTAAGGCACACGAAACAGTTCGTGCTGGTGAAGAAAAGCAGTGGCAAGAAGATTTTAAACAAAGAAAAGAAGACTGGGTTGAGACTCTAAGAAAAGATGCAGGACTTGAAGAAGCGATGTATATCTTAGCTGATCTGATCGAGCAGACTTCAAAGAAGATGGTATATACTTCGGGAAAATAA
- a CDS encoding type IV pilus twitching motility protein PilT — MAFSLNNLNSLISVALQNNASDIHIRSGEPPCLRIRGELVPVKSNKNIEFEDVKDICNIIFPQHELEHFDHIKDLDFVYEIPELCRIRYNFFRYSNKIGLILRLVPMNVPEIDDLNLSPILKSIVTKKRGLILVTGATGSGKSTTLAALINQINETETRHIVTIEDPIEFLHPQKKSRITQREIGTDTEDFTSALRAAMRQDPDVILIGELRDAESISTALKASETGHLVFATVHTTDAIATIGRILSMFPPEELIDVRKRLADSLFATISQRMVKSTKVKRGVVIAQEIMVTNPGVKECIRGEEPMDRIIQIIEKGGTNELGVKCQSFDQNIMELYKKGLITKAEAEKSVRSKSDFVQKLMIE; from the coding sequence ATGGCTTTTAGTTTAAATAACCTTAATTCTCTTATTAGTGTTGCCCTTCAAAATAATGCGAGTGATATCCATATTAGAAGTGGGGAGCCTCCATGCTTAAGAATTAGAGGAGAGCTTGTTCCAGTTAAGTCGAATAAAAATATCGAATTTGAGGATGTAAAAGATATTTGCAATATTATCTTTCCACAACATGAACTCGAACATTTTGATCACATCAAAGACCTGGACTTCGTTTATGAGATCCCAGAGCTTTGTCGTATTAGATACAACTTCTTTAGGTATAGTAATAAAATTGGGTTGATTCTTCGTCTCGTTCCAATGAACGTTCCTGAGATTGATGATTTAAACCTAAGTCCTATTCTAAAATCCATCGTGACCAAGAAACGTGGATTAATTCTTGTTACAGGAGCCACTGGTTCAGGGAAAAGTACAACTCTAGCTGCATTGATAAATCAAATTAATGAAACGGAAACACGACATATTGTAACAATTGAGGATCCAATAGAATTTCTTCATCCACAGAAGAAATCAAGAATTACTCAGCGTGAAATTGGAACTGATACAGAGGACTTTACATCTGCCTTACGTGCAGCAATGAGACAAGACCCAGATGTTATTTTGATTGGTGAGCTTAGAGATGCCGAAAGTATATCGACAGCACTAAAAGCATCGGAGACTGGCCATCTTGTTTTTGCAACAGTGCATACGACAGATGCGATAGCAACTATTGGGAGAATTCTATCAATGTTCCCACCAGAAGAACTTATTGACGTACGAAAGAGACTTGCTGATTCTTTATTTGCTACTATCTCTCAACGAATGGTTAAAAGTACAAAGGTCAAACGTGGTGTTGTGATCGCACAGGAAATCATGGTGACAAACCCTGGAGTAAAAGAATGTATCCGTGGAGAAGAACCAATGGATAGAATCATCCAAATCATTGAAAAGGGTGGAACTAATGAGCTTGGTGTAAAATGCCAGAGTTTTGATCAGAATATTATGGAACTTTATAAGAAAGGACTTATTACAAAAGCTGAAGCTGAGAAAAGTGTTCGCTCGAAGAGTGACTTTGTGCAAAAACTTATGATTGAATAA
- a CDS encoding glycosyltransferase family 9 protein, which translates to MTKKILIIRFSSFGDIIQNMAVLPYLKPEFEVHWLVKQEFAGLVSLSESVDQVISFSKKEGVIGLIKLAIRLRKSGYTHLYDAHSNIRSSIFTLFFKTFSDINYKIRSKERLKRILLFTFKVNKFPKPFKGALSFIDPIRDWISDHGKEERGDRWQFDEEVKSKVGSLLLETGLKDFITIAPSAAWEMKRWPIDHWKELCRDLSEYQIVVLGGPSDDFCQDIADVAPDRVFNFAGKTNLTESSYLVQQSKACISADTGILHVADTLHIPTLALIGPTAFGFPSASTSKVCEVDLACRPCTKDGSGKCTQDVYQKCMVDIKPQGVASLLRSIL; encoded by the coding sequence ATGACTAAAAAGATTTTGATTATAAGATTCTCAAGTTTTGGCGATATTATTCAGAATATGGCCGTTTTGCCGTATTTAAAGCCAGAGTTTGAAGTTCATTGGTTGGTGAAACAAGAGTTCGCAGGATTAGTATCGTTATCCGAGAGTGTCGATCAGGTAATATCTTTTTCAAAGAAAGAAGGGGTTATCGGACTTATTAAGCTTGCAATTAGATTACGTAAGAGCGGTTATACTCATCTTTATGATGCACACTCAAATATTAGATCCAGTATCTTTACTTTATTTTTTAAAACATTTTCAGATATTAATTATAAAATTAGATCGAAAGAAAGACTCAAGAGAATTTTACTTTTTACTTTTAAGGTTAATAAATTTCCAAAACCTTTCAAAGGTGCTCTCTCGTTCATTGACCCGATAAGAGATTGGATTAGTGACCATGGGAAAGAAGAGAGGGGAGATCGTTGGCAGTTTGATGAAGAAGTGAAGTCTAAAGTTGGAAGTCTTCTTTTAGAAACAGGGCTTAAAGACTTTATTACAATTGCTCCTTCTGCAGCTTGGGAAATGAAACGATGGCCAATTGATCATTGGAAAGAACTTTGTCGTGATTTATCTGAATATCAAATTGTCGTTCTCGGCGGACCAAGCGATGATTTTTGCCAAGATATCGCAGATGTTGCTCCAGATAGAGTTTTTAATTTTGCGGGAAAGACAAACCTAACAGAAAGTAGTTATCTTGTTCAGCAGTCAAAAGCATGTATTAGTGCCGATACAGGAATTCTTCACGTCGCTGATACTCTTCATATTCCAACTCTTGCACTTATTGGCCCAACGGCATTTGGCTTTCCTAGCGCATCGACATCAAAAGTCTGTGAAGTTGATTTGGCTTGTCGACCTTGTACAAAGGATGGAAGTGGAAAATGCACTCAAGATGTATATCAAAAGTGCATGGTTGATATTAAGCCCCAAGGAGTGGCATCACTCCTCAGAAGTATTCTTTGA
- a CDS encoding adenosine/AMP deaminase, whose translation MAKKKEQIIITLEEELTKIISETNGINLSDTLELLGYSEVVLENPPVQKTLNEFITLLAAFQVDEVDINTLLGHPMAEVIFNFFQKFPLPYHEEHIHLTGSLSAEFIYPRLKKLLEGKDRAIYEKQIQAVYGEDSIPIESVEDVDDLIRLKDGEQFGTYLKILFLAKLILTSREAHFDAAYHMAKELYEKYNVGNIRLKFTLSRANKMDAEQIPGLENVTEEDVVIGLYEGFKKFQSEVDCFDFTLSPSFRKELNFFDSDSYSTKKEHFEAQVNSLLEIMDKYPHIRKYLKEIDTVGDEKELYRKAHFKELKGGLRKLQYHGMKIRSHHGETWKNLRKGIQSVDNAMNIWHIDTLEHGLSLGINPNYYFHRLYQRVMDKNLKHQQILKKSLEWEELEDMEWHDPEIKEKLYEGIPLNDEEKISFLKTKFHTAREVEHYQHDILNRMIHKNVSLVALPSSNLKLTGAFPDYKDHPFSWWEKKGLRLGVGTDNYITLSTNFIQEMLILLFSDPGKLKITKLLMITAKEDRRPYISHLLWTMRKKIESKNTSEE comes from the coding sequence ATGGCTAAGAAAAAAGAACAAATCATTATTACACTTGAGGAAGAACTGACAAAAATTATCAGTGAAACCAATGGTATTAATCTATCTGATACATTAGAGCTCTTGGGCTATAGCGAAGTCGTGTTAGAAAATCCCCCTGTTCAAAAAACTCTTAATGAGTTCATCACTCTTCTTGCAGCTTTCCAGGTTGATGAAGTTGATATTAATACACTACTTGGTCACCCAATGGCAGAGGTAATTTTTAATTTCTTTCAGAAATTTCCTCTTCCTTATCATGAAGAGCACATTCACCTTACAGGTTCTTTGAGTGCTGAGTTCATCTATCCTCGTCTCAAAAAACTTCTTGAAGGAAAAGATAGGGCCATCTATGAAAAGCAAATTCAAGCGGTGTATGGAGAAGATTCAATTCCTATTGAGTCAGTTGAAGATGTTGATGATCTTATTCGTCTTAAAGATGGCGAACAATTTGGGACTTACCTAAAAATTCTTTTTCTCGCTAAATTAATTCTGACTTCTCGAGAAGCTCACTTCGATGCAGCCTATCACATGGCAAAAGAACTTTACGAAAAGTACAATGTTGGAAATATTAGACTTAAATTTACTCTCTCTCGTGCTAATAAGATGGATGCAGAACAAATCCCAGGTCTTGAAAATGTAACAGAAGAAGATGTGGTTATTGGTCTTTATGAAGGATTTAAAAAGTTTCAGTCTGAAGTTGATTGTTTTGATTTTACGCTGTCTCCTAGTTTTAGGAAGGAATTAAATTTCTTTGACTCTGACTCATATTCAACAAAGAAAGAGCACTTTGAAGCACAAGTAAACTCTCTTTTAGAGATTATGGACAAGTATCCTCACATTAGAAAATACCTAAAAGAAATAGATACAGTTGGTGACGAAAAAGAACTTTATCGTAAAGCACACTTCAAAGAACTAAAAGGCGGACTTAGAAAACTTCAATACCACGGAATGAAGATTAGAAGTCACCACGGAGAAACTTGGAAGAATTTAAGAAAGGGTATTCAGTCTGTAGATAATGCTATGAATATTTGGCATATTGACACCCTAGAGCACGGACTAAGCCTTGGTATCAATCCAAACTACTACTTCCATAGACTTTACCAAAGAGTGATGGATAAAAATTTAAAGCATCAACAAATTCTCAAAAAATCACTTGAATGGGAAGAACTTGAAGACATGGAATGGCACGATCCAGAGATCAAAGAAAAGCTCTACGAAGGTATTCCACTGAATGATGAAGAGAAAATTTCTTTTTTAAAGACAAAATTTCATACGGCACGAGAAGTCGAACATTATCAGCATGATATTTTAAATCGTATGATACATAAGAATGTATCACTTGTGGCACTACCATCATCAAACTTAAAACTGACAGGCGCATTCCCCGATTATAAAGATCATCCATTTTCATGGTGGGAGAAGAAAGGTTTAAGACTTGGAGTGGGAACAGATAACTACATCACTCTAAGTACTAACTTCATTCAAGAAATGCTAATTCTACTTTTCTCTGATCCAGGTAAACTTAAAATCACAAAACTCTTAATGATCACAGCCAAAGAAGACCGTCGTCCATATATAAGTCATCTTCTATGGACAATGAGAAAGAAAATTGAATCAAAGAATACTTCTGAGGAGTGA
- a CDS encoding enolase C-terminal domain-like protein — protein sequence MKWEIDTLSAKLKTTWKIAGAEVKQKQIFLVKFTNGKYEGLGEVSYSSKEEISRASLEADLDTFSYAYKDANVSQFSDLTRLLDGLEFEVEQLRFAIEAAFLDYLSEATEISKWRILGTNTISSIQSMASIGLFSSTAEGEKLLAENAQSNILKVKISKETFNEQVDFINSCDKKIVLDANESWGSDLDSFVESIKKLDLTKILLVEQPFGRYNVQEHQKLKELGLIQVFLDESIADHKHLNAFLDICDGVVLKSAKSKSIPRILSQLTQARNLGLKTMLGCMVESSVGIASLFSVAYGFDYYDFDGFTKIEVDKYDRVFWDNGKVVLSGMN from the coding sequence ATGAAATGGGAAATAGATACTTTATCTGCAAAATTGAAGACAACTTGGAAAATAGCAGGTGCGGAAGTTAAACAGAAGCAAATCTTTTTAGTCAAATTTACGAATGGAAAATATGAGGGACTTGGAGAAGTTTCCTATTCTAGTAAAGAGGAAATTTCTAGAGCTTCGCTTGAAGCGGATTTGGATACATTCTCATATGCTTACAAAGATGCGAATGTTTCACAGTTTTCAGATCTTACAAGACTACTTGATGGACTAGAATTTGAAGTTGAGCAACTACGTTTTGCAATCGAAGCTGCTTTTCTTGATTACTTAAGTGAAGCCACAGAGATATCGAAGTGGAGAATTTTAGGGACAAATACAATTAGTAGCATTCAATCAATGGCATCAATTGGTCTATTTTCTTCTACAGCAGAAGGGGAGAAGCTTCTTGCTGAGAATGCACAATCAAATATTTTAAAAGTTAAAATCTCTAAAGAAACATTCAATGAGCAAGTAGATTTCATAAATTCATGTGACAAAAAAATTGTTCTTGATGCAAATGAATCATGGGGTTCAGATTTAGATAGTTTTGTTGAATCGATTAAAAAGTTGGACCTTACAAAAATACTATTAGTTGAGCAACCATTTGGTAGATACAATGTTCAAGAGCACCAGAAGTTAAAAGAACTGGGTCTCATTCAAGTGTTTCTCGATGAATCAATTGCAGATCATAAGCATTTAAATGCTTTTTTAGATATCTGTGATGGGGTTGTTTTAAAAAGTGCCAAAAGTAAATCTATTCCAAGGATTCTCTCTCAATTAACACAAGCAAGGAACCTTGGCCTGAAAACAATGCTTGGTTGTATGGTGGAATCTAGTGTTGGGATAGCTTCTCTCTTTTCTGTCGCTTATGGTTTTGATTACTATGACTTTGATGGATTTACAAAAATAGAAGTAGATAAATATGATCGAGTATTCTGGGATAATGGGAAAGTCGTTTTGTCAGGAATGAATTAA
- a CDS encoding lytic transglycosylase domain-containing protein: MSRYHSLALTLLLTSCGQFMTRDQIAMKNAQVDEMPVNANATVPVTLPKNISIKSLTSDEVSRQISSTTKPIFDHIHDLDLDYKQKHFDFWIGYFSKKEKERFIRHARNGAKYRSVINQILTSHGLPTDLFYVGLIESGYNTHIRSHASAVGPWQFIKGTATRYGLRVDSQVDERSHIIKATEAAASYFKDLYNIFGSWELALCAYNAGEYRIINAIRKGNTRDYKELVKKKLIPKETIFYIPKVAAARELYEDSKKYGLSLPSRIDSPFEKVKSVKVSSSFDLYKKAKELNVSLSTFKALNPDLRQRWVKVSKRKGQVVFVPTSKHTDFSALKDIDVVRVSSSDSKVKKKVYRVKRGDNLITISKRLGVDVNTLKKINGISGSKIYVGQKLKVHKKAREVASNNATTYRVRPGDNLYHISRMFKLSITELKKMNSLRSSKLYVGQQLLVKAQTSKYRVRRGDNLTKISKKFGVTVGEIKKVNDLDSNIVYSGQVLTILRDEG; the protein is encoded by the coding sequence TTGTCTCGTTATCATTCATTAGCCTTAACTTTATTACTAACTTCATGTGGTCAGTTTATGACTCGTGATCAGATTGCAATGAAGAATGCGCAAGTTGATGAAATGCCAGTTAACGCTAATGCAACAGTACCAGTTACACTTCCTAAAAATATTTCTATAAAGAGTCTTACGAGTGATGAAGTTTCAAGACAAATAAGTTCTACAACGAAGCCTATATTTGATCACATTCACGATCTTGATCTAGACTATAAGCAAAAGCATTTTGACTTTTGGATCGGTTATTTTTCGAAGAAAGAAAAAGAACGTTTTATTCGTCATGCAAGAAATGGGGCGAAGTATAGAAGTGTAATTAATCAAATCCTAACTTCTCATGGGCTACCAACTGATCTATTTTATGTTGGTCTAATTGAGAGTGGATATAATACTCATATAAGAAGTCATGCATCTGCCGTAGGCCCTTGGCAGTTTATTAAAGGAACTGCCACAAGATATGGACTAAGAGTTGATTCACAAGTAGATGAGAGATCTCACATTATAAAGGCAACAGAAGCAGCTGCTAGTTACTTCAAAGATCTTTATAATATTTTTGGTTCATGGGAATTAGCTCTTTGCGCTTATAATGCTGGAGAGTATAGAATCATTAATGCAATTAGAAAGGGTAATACTCGTGACTATAAAGAACTTGTTAAGAAGAAATTGATTCCAAAGGAGACAATTTTCTATATTCCTAAAGTAGCTGCAGCACGTGAATTATATGAAGACTCCAAAAAATATGGACTTAGTTTACCGAGCAGAATTGATAGCCCATTTGAAAAAGTTAAGTCGGTGAAGGTATCAAGTTCTTTCGATCTTTATAAAAAAGCAAAAGAATTAAATGTTTCATTAAGTACATTTAAGGCATTGAATCCAGACTTGAGACAAAGATGGGTTAAAGTATCTAAGCGTAAGGGACAGGTTGTATTTGTTCCAACTTCAAAACATACTGACTTTTCTGCATTAAAAGATATTGATGTTGTAAGAGTTTCGAGTTCAGATAGTAAAGTAAAGAAAAAAGTTTATCGCGTGAAAAGAGGTGATAATCTAATCACAATATCAAAGAGACTTGGTGTCGATGTTAATACATTAAAAAAGATTAATGGTATTAGTGGTTCTAAAATTTATGTGGGCCAAAAATTAAAGGTTCACAAAAAAGCTAGAGAAGTCGCTTCAAATAACGCAACAACATATAGAGTAAGACCTGGTGATAATCTTTATCATATTTCACGTATGTTCAAACTTAGTATTACTGAATTAAAGAAAATGAACTCTTTAAGATCATCAAAGCTATACGTTGGTCAACAACTTTTAGTTAAAGCTCAAACTAGTAAGTACCGTGTGAGACGCGGGGATAATCTTACAAAGATTTCAAAGAAATTTGGGGTTACGGTAGGTGAAATAAAGAAAGTAAATGATCTGGACTCAAATATTGTTTATTCTGGACAAGTTTTAACAATACTAAGAGATGAGGGATAG